The DNA segment CCATCGTAGGCATTAAACACACTAACTTGACCTTCAAATCTAAATATTGATCCATAAACAAAAGGTTTATTTAAAAGAACACAAGAATCATTTATTAGATATCTTGTTTGAAAATTATCTGTTCCATCCACAACAATATCAAACTCTTTAATTATTTCAATAGAATTTTTACTTGTTAATTTATCGTTATATGAGACTACTTTTACATGAGGATTAATACCTTTAATTCTATCTGTTGCAGAAGAAATCTTAGGACGTCCTATATCTCTTGTTGTATGAATAATTTGTCTTTGTAAATTTGATTCATCAACAATATCAAAATCAATCAATCCAATTGTTCCAACACCTGCAGCTGCTAAATATAAAATAACAGGTGCACCTAACCCCCCAGTTCCTACAACTAAAACTTTTGAATTTTTTATTTTAAGTTGTCCCTCTAGTCCAACCTCAGGTAAAATTAAATGCCTACTATATCTACTTATCTCTTCTTGAGAAAGCTTGTCTACATTTTCTTGCTTGCCATCTTTTCCCATTAAATACCTCCTGCAATTGATGGTACTAATAAGATTTTGTCATTTTCACTTGTTTTTGTATTTAAATTATCAAGATGTCTAATGTCTTCTTCATTTAAATATATATTTACAAAACTTCTTAATTTTCCATCATTTGTAAATAAATGTGTTTTTAAATCACTATAAGTATCAACTAATGAAGTAATAACTTCTGCTACACTTTCACCTTTTAAATTTATTTCTGATGTTCCATCTGTAAATAATCTTAATGCTGTTGGAATATAAACTATTGCCATTTTTATCCTTCGTATAATACATTTATCAATCAAAGTTTAAAATATTGATTGAAGTTCTATGAAACTCATAGCTCTCACAAAGGCTAATAATAAACAAGTTTTTTTCCTTTTAGGATTTAAATACCTACATATAAAACGTCTTGTGTTAGCTTTATTAAATCATCTATAGGATGCTCGGGAGAAAAATATTTTCTACCTGTTATAACACGAAGCTATGAGATTTTAAACTATCACATTATGGAGGATTATTATGTATTATGTTGGAGTTGATATTGCTAAAGACAAACACTATGTTTGTATTTTAGATGATGCAAAAGAGTTAGCTTGCAAACCTTTTTGGATTTATAGTGATATATTAGGATTAAGAGAACTACTCAAACGATTAGCTGAACTATCATTAGATATGAATGACTTTATTATTGGTATAGAATCAACTGGAGCATTTAGTGAAAATTTCTATAGTTATATTACTGATGCAGATTATAAAGTAATACTTTTAAATTCTTATCAAACTTCTAAGTATAGAGATTTCTCTACTCTTAAAAAGATTAAAAATGATTCAATAGATGCTTATGTTATTGCTGAATTACTTGCTAGTGGTAAATACAAAGCTAGTTATATTAGCAATGAAGATTATCACAATTTAAAAGTTTTAAATCGATTAAAAAAATCATTAGATGATAAAATAAAAACTATTAAAAGAGAGATAACAACTGTTGTTGCTACTGTTAATCCAGAGATTGAAAAAGTATTTCCAAATATCTTTACCAAAACTGCAATAGCGATCATTAAATCTTACCCAACCGCAATGGATATTTCAAAAGCTACGCCAGAAAAGCTAACTAAGATTTTTCGACATATCAAAGGTAATAGCTTTAATCTTGAAAAAGCAAAATATCTTATAGAACTTGCTAAATCTTCTATTTATACAGGTCGTGCAAATGAATCTAGAGCTTTAATGATCAAGACTAATATTAAGATATTAGAGCTTTATATTCAAGAAAGAGATGAAGTTGAAGAACAAATTCAAATTCTTATAGACAATCAACTTGATGATGATTCAAGTAATATTGAAAATCTTAAATCAATTCCTGGAGTATCTAATAAAACTGTTACAGCAATATTAGGAGAATGTGGAGACCTTAGAAGATTTGAATCAGCTAAAGCTTTCATAGGTTTTTTAGGTCTATATCCAACTTTATATCAATCAGGTAAATCTTTATCAACTGGAACTTTAGCTAAAAGAGGAATACCCATAGCTAAACATGCTCTTTATATGGCAGCAGTATCAGCTGTTAGACATAATAACGAACTTCATAAACTTTTTAGAGACAAAGTATCATCTGGTAAATCCAAAAAAGAAGCATTGATAATTATTGCTAAAAAATTAGCATCTATTATCTATTCTCTTTTTAAATATAACCAAGCATATAATCCATATAGAGTACTAATCCAACATAAAAAGTAAACTTGTTAGTTTAACACTTGTGAGAACAATGAGTTTTCATAGAACTTTGACCAAAATGTATTATTATTTTTAAATTTGATCATTTGAACATTTCAAAAAATGCTCAAAAAATCAAACCATAAAGCACGCCTTAAAAAATAGCCTAGTCGTTTAAGCTATTCTTTATAGGATGGTTCGTATATTAAAGACTCTTTAGCTACAGATTCTAAATGTGTTTCTCCCAAATGAGTACTTTTAAATCTATAAATATCATTAGCTAGAATCTTTGCCTCTTCATAATTGTGAGTTACTATTAATAAAGTTACTTTATTTTTTTCACAATATACGTTTATATCATCACACAGTATTCTCGTAGTTTCAGGATCTAAACTAGAGAATGGTTCATCTAGTAATAATACTTCTGGAGAAATTGCCAATGTTCTAGCAAGAGATACTCTTTGTCTTTGACCGCCTGATAACTCAATAATTTTTTTATTTATATGATCTTTTAAACCTAACCAATCAAGTAATTTAATTATTTCTTCTTTTATAATTGGTTTTTTTAATATTTTAAGACCAATAGTTACATTTTGATAGACATTCAACCAAGGATAAAGATAAGCATCTTGAAACATATATCCCATTGTTTTTGAATTATTAAAAATTTCACCAGATTTTGGTTGAATAAGAGGAGCTAATAATTTTAACAATGTAGATTTTCCACAACCACTCTTACCTATTATTGCACTTTTACTGCCTGCATATAATTCAAAATTCAGATTATGAATAATAGGTTCTTTAGAATTTTTATATTGATAATACAGTTCTTTTGAACCTAAAATAACTTGTTTTTCTAACATTTATTTATTCCTATTTAAATTTATATTAGTTCCATTTGAATTTACTGTTTAAACTTTGTAATAAAGAATCTATAGTAAAACCAATTATTCCAATAGCAAGTATTAATGCTGCCAATTTTGAATAATCTAATGTATCTCTTGCATCATTTATTGCATAACCTAAACCTGAAGTTACTCCCAAATATTCTGCTGGAACAATAATAATCCAAGATACACCTAACGCTAATCTTAATCCTGTTATTACATCTTGTGCAATAGCTGGAATAATTGCATATCTTAATTGATCAATTACATTAGCTTTAAAACTTTTAGCAACATATATCCATCCTATATCAATTTTTGTCATACCTTGTGTCAAGTTGAATATAATTGGCCATATTGCTGCCATAACTATTAAAAAAATTATTGCTCCATCCCAACTATCATATATTAATACTGCTATAGGCATCCATGATAATGGAGATATCATTCTTAATATTTGAAATGGTAAATAAAACACATTTTTTATTTTTTCATTAGTAGAATAAATTAATCCTATAGGTATACCAATTAATAAAGCTAAAAACAGAGCACAAAAAATTCTATAAAAACTTGCAAAAATATGATTATAAAATTTTTCCTCAAAAAACAAGTGCCATAATGCTTCTAGTGAATTTATTGGTGCAATTTGCGTATATACATAATTATCATTTAATGTAATACCTATTACTACTAATAATTGCCAAAAAACCAATAAAGTAATAATTCCAAATATGCTATACTTTATATTTGCTCTCATATTAAAAATCAAACTTCTCTTCTCTTGAAAATGTTGAAGGTGTTTTATAAAATTTATTTACAGCATTTGTTACATATCTGTAGTCTATAATCTCATTAACTGCTTTTTTCGGATCTATGTTATCTAAGAATTTTAAATTGCCTTCTACTAATGTATCCTTCATTGCTTCTATTATAAATTCTGTTGCCGTAGGATATGGATATGGATCAAAATCTATTCTATTATTTTTCCATATATCTTTATTTCTATTAGCACCAATTTGTGCATAAACTGGATTATCATAAAAATTCATTGCTCTATCAACAACTTTAAAATCAAATGGTAATAAACCTGATTTTTCATTAGATAATATTTTAGCTGTCTCTACTCTATTTTCAGAAATAAATAGTCCTGCCTTTACAATTGCATTAATAACTTTTTGACTCCATTCTTGCTGCTGATTTAATACATCTTCATGCATAGTTACAACACAACAAGGATGATTTTTCCATATATCACCTGTAAATCTAAGGACTGTTGCATTCGCTTTTAATTCCCCAAATGAATTAAAAGGTTCTGCAACAATATAACCATCAATTTTTTTAGCAACAAGAGCTAAAGGCATTTCAGGTGGTGGTAATATTTGAAGATTTACTTCATTTGGCTTAAGTGGAATTTCTTTATCTTGAATAACTGAAGTTAGACCATTTTCTTTTAACAATTTTTGCAAAATAATATTATGCATAGAATACCAATATGGAACAGCTAAATTTGAACCACCTAAATCTTTTACACTAGTAACATTTTTATGATTTCCAACTACTAAAGCCGAACCATTTGTATGTGCACAAGCAGGAATTTTTACAGGTATATTATTTGCAAATTTCATCCAAATTGGTATTGGTTTAAGTAAGTGTACTACATTAAATTTCTTTGCTGTAAACGCTTCTACTAAAGGAGACCATCCTCTCATTAAAGTTGGTTTATCAGATTTTAAACCTTCTTCTTTAAATAAACCTATTTGATGAGCTATTAGTAATGCATTTGCATCTGTAATAGGTAAATAACCAATTTTTACAGTTTCATCAAAATATTTCTCAGTATCTGCCCTTAAATTCAAACCAGAATGTAAAGCTGCTGTAAGTGATAATAAGGAAGTATTTTTTATAAAACTTCTTCTATCCATTTTTCTTTCCTTTATAATATACACTAAATATATAATATTTAAAGATTTAAAATCTCACCAAAATTTTCAAAACATTTTTTTAAATATCATTCACATTATTTTCATTTATATCTCCTCATCAATTTTTAAAATTGGTGGATTCGATATAACTGTATCTGGATATTTTAAGCCACTTCCAGTATTTAACAACAATACTTTTTCATTATCTTTTATCCAACCATTTTTATATAATTCATCAGCTGCAGCTAACGTTGCAGCACCTTCAGGGCATATAAATAACCCCTCATGTTTTGCAATTAACTCTTGATATTTCAAAATATCTTTATCATCAATAGCTATCGCAGAACCATTTGTCTCATAAATTGCTTCAAGGACTAAAAAATCCCCTATCGCTTTTGGCACGGTAATACCAAATGCAATTGTTTGTGCGTCTTCCCAAAACTCTGACTCTTTTTTATTTTCTTTAAATGCTTTTACTATTGGAGCACAATTCGTTGCTTGAACAGCAACCAATCTTGGTAATTTTCCTTCAATAAAACCTATCTCTTTTAACTCTAATAGTGCTTTATAAATTCCAATTAAACCTACTCCACCACCTGTTGGATACAAAATCACATCAGGGACTTTCCAACCAAACTGTTCAGCAATTTCAAATCCCATAGTTTTTTTGCCTTCAATTCTATAAGGCTCTTTTAGAGTTGATGCATCCATAAATCGATATTTTTTTACTGCTTTTGCTACAATTTTTCCAGCATCACTTATAAGGCCATCAACTAAAAATAATTTTGCACCTGAAATTTGACACTCATTTCTTGTAATTGTTGGAGCATCTTTTGGCATTACAATAAAAGCTTTTATATCAGCTTTAGCTGCATATGTTGCCCAAGCAGCACCTGCATTTCCATTTGTTGGCATTGCAAATGCTTTTACACCTAACTCTTTTGCTCTAGAAATACCTATAGCAGCACCTCTAGATTTAAAACTTCCACCTGGATTAAATCCTTCATCTTTTAAATATAAGTTTTTTAAACCTATACTATTACCTACTTTGTCAATTTTTAATATAGGTGTCATAACTTCACCTAAAGATACGACATTTGAATGTTTTTCTATTGGTAATAGCTCTCTGTATCTCCATAAATTACAACATCTAGTTTTTAAATACTCTTTTTTAAAATCCTCTTTTATAGTATTTAAATCATATCTAACCAACAAAGGGGCTTGGCATGAAGTACACAATTGATTTAATTCTCTATGATTAAATTTTGTTTTACATTTTGGACATTCTAAATGTGTTACATACATACTTTTCCCCTTTTCATTTTGTTTTCATTCCCCATTTAACAACAGTTCTTTTTTCAATATAAGAAAATAATAAATCAGTTAAAATACCTATTAATATTATTGTTAATAATCCAGCAAAAACTAAATTAATATCTAACTGATTCTTTTTTTCATAAATAAACCATCCTATTCCACCATTTCCTGAGCTTACTCCAAAAACTAACTCTGAAGCAATTAGTGTTCTCCATGAAAATGCCCATCCAACTTTTAATCCTGTTAAAATGCTAGGAAAAGCAGCTGGTATAGCAATTTTAAATATATAAGACCAAACAGATAATTCATAGTTTTTAGATAACATTCTTAAAGTATTGCTAACTCCTGTAAATCCACTATAAATATTTATAGATATTGGCCAAACAACAGCATGAACAATTACAAAAATAATGCTTCCATATCCTAATCCAAACCACAATAAAGCCAATGGTAATAAAGCAATAGGTGGCAATGAATTAAAAATAGCTGTTAATAACTCTAAAAAGTAAGTTCCAAATCTTGTTGAAATAGCTAGTATTGTTAAAATGGAAGCTATAAATATTCCTATAAAATATCCTGTCATTTGTACTTTTAATGAAGCTAGTATTCTTTCAGGTAATTCATTACTTTTTAAGACTTCTAGAAAACCACTAATTGTTTCACTAAATGTTGGAAACATTAGACTATTATCAAGTTTTACAGCATAAAATTCCCAAGAAATAATCAAAAGAATTAATATGATAGTTTTAACTATAAATGACTCATATTTTTTTACATCAAATTTATTAAATATTTCAGATATTTTCATTTTATCTCCTAAATAAAATATTCTGGAATATTTTTATACATAATGCTAGAGATTTCTTCTTTTGTCGTAAAAGAATTCACAGTTATCTCTTTTTTAATTTGTCCACCATTTGAAGACAAAATAATTATTTTAGTACCTAGTTTAATTGCTTCATCAATAGAATGTGTTACAAAAAGCATTGTAAACTTTGAATCTTCCCAAAGTGACAATAAATCATCTTGCATTTTTTTTCTTGTTATTGCATCTAGTGAAGCAAAAGGTTCATCCATTAATATCATTTTTGATCCTAATGCTAAGCATCTAGCTATTGCTACTCTCATTTTCATTCCACCAGAAAGTTGATGTGGATAACTATTTTCAAATGCACTTAAATTAACTTTTTTTAAAAATACTCTTGCAAGATCTTCTGCATCATTTTTTTTAAATTTTTTTGTAACAGTTATTGCAAAAACAACATTTTGTAGAACTGTTTTCCAAGCCAATAATTGATCAAATTCTTGGAAAACAAATGCTCTATCAATTGATGGTTTTGTAATCTCTTCACCTTCTAAAACTATCTTCCCATTAGCTGGTTTTATAAAACCACCAACTGCTTTCAATATAGTTGATTTCCCACAACCTGAAGGCCCTAACAAAACTAATCTTTCATACTCTTTTGCTCTAAAACTAATATTTTTAACAGGTGTAAATTTATTTTTATTTACAATATATTCTAAAGACAAATTTTTTATATCTAGAAATGAATTTTTATTTTCATTTAATTGAATCAAAAAATAACTCCTCCCAACTTGTTGGCTTTTTCTTAATTGCACCTACATCATAGAGAAAATCAGAAAATTGAGTTATATTCTCTTTTGGTTTTGTGTTAAAAGTTATTGAGTTTTTTAATACCTTTGATATTAATTCTGGTGATTCATCAGATTTATAAGAAGCTAAATAAAGTTTTACAGCTTCATCATGATTATTAACTATCCAATTATTTGCTTCATCTAAGGCTTTTACAACAGCTTTAGATAACTTTGGATTTTCTTTATAAAAATTTTCTGTTGCCCAAATTAGATTTGTCGTATGAGCACTACCCAAAAGTGTGAAAGAATCAAAAACTTTATGAATGTTTGGTTTTTCTAATTCTAATGTAGGATATGGGTCTAAACTAATGTGTCCTGTAACTGGTGAATTACCACTAGTGATTGCAGCATAAGCATCTGGATTTTTTAATGAAACAGTCAAATTATCAAATTTATCATAAGATTTAATTCCGAACTCTTTTGCTGCTGCTATTTGCAGTAAAAGTGACTGAACAGATACTTTTACAGATGGAACTGCAATTTTATCTTTTTCAGTTAAATCTTTTAGACTTTTAACATTTGGATTATTTGACACAAAAACAATTGGAGATTCATTTAATGCTGCTAATGCTTTTACTTTTCCTTCTGTTTTATCCCAAAGTCTAATAAATGGTCCATTTCCACCACCAACTATATGAGCATTTCCTGATAATAAAGCATCATTTGCTATTGAACCTCCACCAAATGTTGCCCAATTTACTTTAATATCGCCTAAACCATGTTCCTTAGCATACTTCTCTATTAATTTTTGTTCTTCCAAAACAATTAATGATAAATATGATATACCATATTGCTTACTTACTACAATTTCTTTAACTTCTGCCAACAAAGTTGAAGTAATTAGTAATGAACTTAAAACTATTATTTTTTTTAAATTTTTTATCATTTTTTTATCCTTTATTTTTATTTCTTATCAGCTTTTTTAGTATCAAACTTTCCTTTAACTAAAACTGCTAACTCCTCTAGTTTCAATAAATATCTACTCTATAAATTAATATACATTAAATGTATAATATTTAATGTGTCCCTTTACCAAGAACTCCACCAAATGGACCAGATTGAATTAAATTTTCTTTTACTTTTCCTGGTAATAATGGAAATACCAATTCTGCAAACCTATATGCTTCTTCTAAATGTGGATAACCTGAAAATACAAATGTATCAACTCCCATATCTGCATACTCTTTTATTCTCTCAACTACAATTTTTGGATCACCAACTAAAGCTGTTGCACAACCTTCTCTTGCAAGACCAATTCCAGCCCAAAGATTTGGACTTATTTCTAACTCTTCTCTTCTTCTTGCTTTTCCACCATTTGTTAAAGCTGTCATTCGTTTTTGACCAACAGATTCTCTATTATTTAAAACTTTATGAGCTTGTTCAATTGTCTCATCGTCTAACTTACTTATTAACTCTTCAGCAGCTTCCCAAGCTTTTTCTTCAGTTTCTCTCACAATTACGTGAAGCCTTACTCCAAATTTTAATTCTCTTCCATAATTCGCTGCTCTTTTTCTTAAATCTTCAATTTTTTCTTTTACATCAGCTGGTTTTTCTCCCCAAGTTATATATAAATCAACTTTCTGAGCAGCTAAATCTCTTGCTTCCTCAGATGAACCACCAAAAAACAATGGTGGATGTGGATTTTGAACTGAAGGAAAAAGTAATTTTGAATCAGTTACTTTATAGTGCTTACCTTCAAAATTCACAAAATTTTTTTTAAATCCTGTATTTAATATATCTTTCCACAAATCAACAAATTCACCAGCTGCTTCATATCTCTCTTCTGATGTATGATAGATACCATCTCCTTTTAATTCTGTTGAATCTCCACCTACTACAAGATTTATTGCTAATCTTCCATTTGATAATCTATCAAATGACGATGTCATTCTTGCAGCCAAAGAAGGTTGTAATAAACCAGGTCTTAAAGCTACTAAAAATTTAAGTTTTTGAGTAATTGACAATAAGCTAGTTGCTACAATCCAAGGATCCTCGCATAATCTTCCTGTTGGAATTAATACTCCATCATATCCTAAAGTATCAGTTGCAACTCCAAGCTGTTTTATATAATCCAAATCAGTAACCCTAGAACCTTCTCTACTACCAATGTATCTACTATCTCCAAAAGTTGGAATAAACCAATATATGTTAAGTGACATCTATTTTTATCTCCCTATTTATTTTTTTGTTCAGGAATCCAAACTACACTTTTTATATCAAGTTTTTTTGGAATAAGTTTTAAATCTGAAAATGTATCTGCAATTTTTTGTTGATCAGCAATAACTTTACTATTTAAATAATCTGTATCAAAAACAGCTCTTTGTAGTGCTATTTCGAGTGCATTAATATCTAATCCATTAACTGATGATAAAACTTTTGCTGCTTCTTTTGGATTTTCAACTACCCATTTATCTACATTTTTTAACTCTTTAAAAATTTCATCTATAACTTTTGGATTTTTAGCTGCATAATTTTCTTCTGCTAAATAAAATTGATAATTATTTACTATATTCTCACCATTTTTTATTACTTTTGCTTTAATAGTAGTTTCCGCTGCTGATAAAAAAGGATCCCAAATTACCCATGCATCAACACTTCCTTGTTGAAATGCAGCTCTTGCATCTGATGGTGCTAGAAATACTGGTTGAATATCACTATATTTTAATCCTGCATCTTCTAAAGCTTTAACTAATAAATAATGTACATTTGAACCTTTATTTAAAGCCACTTTTTTACCTTTTAAATCTGAAACTGATTTAATTGAAGAGTTTTCTTGAACTACAATAGCTTCAGCTTTTGGTGATGCTGGTTTATATCCAATATATTTTATTTTAGCATTTGCAGCTTGTGCAAATATTGGAGGCGTTTCACCAACTGTTCCAAAATCAATACTACCAACATTTAATCCTTCTAACATTTGTGGTCCTGCAGGAAATTCATACCATGAAACTTTAATTCCTAAAGATTCTAATTTTTTCTCTAAAGTTCCATTTTGTTTTATAATTATAAAAACTGGATCTGATTTTTGATAACCTATTCTTAACTCATTATCTGATTTTTTTGAACCTTCATTTGAAAATCCAATAATTGGTGCAAGTAACGATATTGCAACAATATTTCTTATTTTATTAAATATTTTTTTCATTAAAATTATTCCTATATAATATACATTAAATGTATGATAATTAAAGATTAAAAAATCTCAACTAAACTGTTTAAACTAATATTTTTTATAAATCTACACATATTACACATTATTTTCCCCTTTAACTTAATTTTAAAACTCTTTTAGCATTTCTATGAAATAAATTATCTAAAATTTCTTCTTTAAACCCTAAATTAAAAAAATCATCAATTGTTTGCTTCATTGGTCTAAATGGATATGATGTTGCAAATAAAAGTTGTTCATTTAAAAAACTATTTGCAGCTTCTACAAAAAGTTTACTTCCAGGTTGAAACAAATACATATCTGGTACAATATTTACATTTTCATATCTAAAAGCAACACCAATAATTTCATTTACAAATGGATAACTTCCATGATAAACCACTATTTTTAAATTTGGAAAATCTCTTGCAATTCTGCCAATAGCTGCTGGATTTGTATGTTCTAAATTTGGAGTTGTTGGACCTGACATGATAAATATTGGTAAACCTAACTTTTCACAAGCATCATAAACCTCTAAAAAATCTCTATCATCAGCATGAACTGGTGGATTTCCAAATCCTGGTTCTACATTAACTCCTATTAATCCTAATTGTTTTGTTGATCTTTCAATCTCATCTAAAGTAGTTTTAAATCCATTTGTTTGTGGATCAACCGATGCAATTCCTACTAACTCTTTATGATTCTTTACAACATCATAAATAACATCATTTGAAACAGTAAGTGATGGAGTATCACGTCCTACTACCACAGCTTTTGTAATTCCACTTTCTTTAATATCATCAACAAAACCATCTAATGTAAATGAACGTGTAAAGTGTTCATCATTTT comes from the Aliarcobacter cibarius genome and includes:
- a CDS encoding amidohydrolase family protein produces the protein MSYKKEIIDLRSRPAFLGEFYGSTPGTAGYEAAKWLNRRVGSKNDEHFTRSFTLDGFVDDIKESGITKAVVVGRDTPSLTVSNDVIYDVVKNHKELVGIASVDPQTNGFKTTLDEIERSTKQLGLIGVNVEPGFGNPPVHADDRDFLEVYDACEKLGLPIFIMSGPTTPNLEHTNPAAIGRIARDFPNLKIVVYHGSYPFVNEIIGVAFRYENVNIVPDMYLFQPGSKLFVEAANSFLNEQLLFATSYPFRPMKQTIDDFFNLGFKEEILDNLFHRNAKRVLKLS